A genomic region of Zygotorulaspora mrakii chromosome 7, complete sequence contains the following coding sequences:
- a CDS encoding pepsin-like aspartic protease (similar to Saccharomyces cerevisiae YPS3 (YLR121C); ancestral locus Anc_8.319) yields MKFGSSSLACAAILAGAQAGVITKREDDNIDSNVGYLQIGFEKFHGHEFDTAVKNKRYSDIIAKRDNGAYSVDLLNRNTYYAANVEIGSSRQRVVALVDTGSSDFWVMGSSLCSSAGRDDSNIFRSNSAVGTASQTASGGSATATADCRTYGSFDPSNSSTWRENSTSFYVHYADTSAASGPWGTDTIDFGSFSLENASIGVANFSNASIGGILGVGLAATESTFSGIGLLSSQQTPYQYENVPAMMVSQGLIHKNAYSLFLNSIDADTGSILFGAVDHSKYSGQLYTLPILRLYGSPSQPVAMGFDITVQGVGITDGSTYETITSSSFPALLDSGTTLMYVPYTLSDLIAREIGATYSRNQGYYLMDCPSDDDTTQLVFDFGGLQINTNLSNYVIQASSTSNVCYLGIIPTSNVLAIFGDVFLRDAYVVYDLDDLEISLAQANFNNDEQNIDVITSDVPSATRAPGYSNTLTSANSITGGGNIFTLSGATATGSGRASGVLSRGSQTTGSTAGGRGISSILPVTGGSSVTISTSQRSSSDRRNIGERAVPASWLFVVSSFIFSFFL; encoded by the coding sequence ATGAAGTTTGGTTCCAGTTCTTTGGCATGCGCGGCCATCCTAGCCGGTGCGCAAGCGGGTGTGATCACTAAAAGGGAAGATGATAATATCGATAGCAATGTGGGATACTTGCAAATTGGATTCGAAAAATTCCATGGACACGAATTTGATACTGCGGTGAAGAATAAGAGATATAGTGATATAATTGCCAAGAGAGATAATGGAGCTTATTCAGTGGATTTGCTGAACAGAAACACATACTATGCGGCAAACGTGGAAATTGGGTCATCGAGGCAAAGAGTTGTGGCACTGGTCGACACTGGTTCTTCAGACTTTTGGGTGATGGGCAGTTCACTTTGCTCGAGCGCAGGTCGTGATGATTCGAATATATTTAGGTCTAACTCAGCGGTAGGGACGGCTTCTCAAACGGCGTCGGGTGGCTCTGCGACAGCAACGGCGGACTGTAGGACATATGGTAGCTTTGATCCTTCGAACTCATCTACGTGGAGGGAAAACAGCACTAGCTTTTACGTGCATTATGCGGACACAAGTGCGGCATCGGGTCCGTGGGGTACAGATACCATTGATTTCGGCAGCTTTAGCCTGGAAAATGCTAGTATTGGTGTTGCCAACTTCAGTAACGCCAGTATTGGAGGGATACTTGGGGTAGGCTTAGCAGCAACAGAAAGTACATTTTCGGGGATTGGTCTTTTGAGTAGTCAGCAGACTCCGTATCAATATGAGAATGTTCCGGCCATGATGGTGTCGCAGGGTTTGATTCATAAAAATGCATATTCTCTGTTCCTGAACAGTATAGATGCCGACACAGGTAGTATATTATTCGGTGCCGTTGATCATAGCAAGTATTCTGGCCAACTGTACACTCTACCGATTCTGAGACTGTATGGATCGCCTTCTCAACCAGTTGCGATGGGGTTCGATATAACTGTACAAGGTGTCGGCATCACGGACGGTAGTACATACGAAACAAtaacatcttcatctttccCCGCTTTACTGGATTCCGGTACCACTTTAATGTACGTACCGTACACTTTGTCAGACTTAATTGCTAGAGAGATTGGCGCTACCTACTCAAGAAACCAAGGTTACTATCTAATGGATTGTCCcagtgatgatgatacgACACAGTtagtttttgattttggtgGTCTACAAATCAACACTAACCTATCAAACTATGTCATACAGGCAAGCAGTACTTCAAATGTTTGTTATTTGGGTATCATTCCGACTTCGAATGTTCTTGCAATTTTTGGCGACGTTTTTCTGAGAGATGCATATGTAGTTTACGATTTGGACGACCTGGAGATTTCCCTTGCTCAGGCAAACTTTAATAatgatgaacaaaatattgaCGTCATCACTAGTGATGTTCCAAGTGCCACTAGGGCCCCAGGTTACTCGAATACTTTGACGTCTGCGAATTCAATCACCGGTGGTGGTAACATCTTCACCCTATCCGGCGCTACGGCCACTGGATCTGGAAGAGCAAGTGGTGTCCTGTCAAGAGGTTCTCAAACAACAGGGTCAACCGCTGGAGGCAGAGGCATTTCTTCGATTTTACCCGTGACGGGCGGCTCCTCGGTAACTATTTCGACAAGTCAACGTAGTTCTTCTGATAGGCGAAACATTGGTGAGAGAGCAGTTCCAGCATCCTGGCTTTTCGTTGTCAgctctttcatattttcattctttctCTAA
- the TAF12 gene encoding Taf12p (similar to Saccharomyces cerevisiae TAF12 (YDR145W); ancestral locus Anc_8.323) yields the protein MSFQNNANDTSSRQANVSQSVGNQQNRKLTEMTEQYMALLREAKNVGESTPKGRELLMNATKLRTYCENYSRQLQQAGQAYNQNRSNAGVGNSSTISKPAAVNPNSAGSTGSQQSRTSGSQLANFIRQVLTPEQNQQHDALSQSFQTKFKNIRDKAAYLQQHIERLSQEINKQTDVSAREQLEEKKAELTNSLKMLRMEYTVQHAEFQNRKKRFYVECARNNPDLHQLLQRTTQQQRLAQQQQQAQAQAQKQAPMQPQTQQQLQQPQVQQPQVQQPQVQQPQVQQPQVQQPQVSAVNTTSNLNSEKGLVSTPKVANSPAVPKTQQETPRNVTMQKLPQQNRTQSTSGNPVSKSQSQVTSVNAAASMAANNGSIKPTIFKQSDPVVPISETVTSRTPAPVTYKTNRPSLTGGTAMNAAALNTPAMTKLPPYEVDTERVMSKRKLRELVKSVGIDEGDGETVIDGDVEELLLDLADDFVTNVTGFACRLAKHRKSDNLETRDIQLHLERNWNIRIPGYSGDEIRTTRKWNPLQSYNQKLQTINSEKAASAKNSNSVSSMSSGKPPS from the coding sequence AtgtcttttcaaaacaacGCAAATGACACAAGTAGCAGACAAGCAAATGTTTCGCAGTCAGTAGGTAATCAACAAAACCGAAAACTCACGGAGATGACGGAACAGTATATGGCTTTACTAAGGGAGGCTAAGAATGTTGGAGAAAGTACACCCAAGGGGAGGGAGCTTTTGATGAATGCTACAAAATTGAGGACCTACTGTGAGAATTATAGTAGACAATTGCAACAGGCGGGTCAGGCTTACAATCAAAATCGAAGTAACGCTGGCGTAGGAAATAGTAGCACGATATCAAAACCTGCAGCAGTGAATCCAAATAGTGCTGGCAGCACGGGTAGCCAGCAGAGTAGAACAAGTGGTAGCCAACTGGCGAACTTCATAAGGCAAGTATTGACACCAGAGCAGAATCAGCAACATGATGCATTATCACAAAGTTTTCAaacaaaatttaaaaacaTAAGAGATAAAGCGGCTTATTTGCAGCAGCACATTGAAAGATTATCGCAAGAGATCAATAAACAAACAGATGTGTCAGCGAGGGAACAGCTagaggaaaagaaagcCGAGTTAACAAACAGTTTGAAGATGTTACGCATGGAGTATACTGTTCAGCATGCAGAATTTCAGAACCGTAAGAAGAGGTTCTACGTTGAGTGTGCGAGAAACAATCCGGATCTACATCAACTTCTGCAGAGAACTACACAGCAGCAGCGACTTGctcaacagcagcaacaagCACAAGCACAAGCACAAAAACAAGCACCAATGCAACCACAAACACAGCAGCAGCTACAACAGCCACAAGTACAGCAACCGCAAGTACAGCAACCACAAGTACAGCAGCCGCAAGTACAGCAGCCGCAAGTACAGCAACCACAAGTTTCAGCCGTCAATACTACCTCTAATCTCAATAGTGAAAAAGGGTTGGTATCTACACCAAAAGTAGCCAACTCTCCAGCAGTGCCAAAAACACAACAGGAGACCCCTAGGAATGTAACGATGCAAAAACTTCCTCAACAGAATCGCACACAATCAACATCAGGAAATCCAGTCTCAAAGTCTCAATCCCAAGTGACTAGCGTCAACGCTGCTGCATCAATGGCTGCTAATAATGGGTCCATTAAACCCACTATATTCAAGCAATCCGATCCTGTAGTACCAATATCGGAAACAGTTACGTCGAGAACACCTGCACCTGTTACGTACAAAACCAATAGACCAAGTTTAACGGGTGGTACAGCGATGAATGCTGCAGCTCTGAATACTCCCGCAATGACAAAACTACCACCATATGAGGTAGATACCGAAAGAGTTatgtcaaaaagaaaattgagAGAATTGGTGAAAAGTGTAGGAATTGACGAAGGAGATGGTGAAACGGTGATTGATGGTGATGTAGAAGAGCTTCTATTGGACTTAGCAGATGATTTTGTCACCAACGTAACGGGATTCGCCTGCAGACTAGCCAAGCATAGAAAATCCGATAATCTGGAAACAAGGGATATTCAATTACATCTTGAAAGAAACTGGAATATACGTATACCCGGATATTCAGGTGATGAGATTAGAACTACAAGAAAGTGGAATCCATTGCAGAGTTACAACCAAAAGCTTCAGACAATTAATTCGGAAAAAGCTGCCTCTgccaaaaattcaaatagtGTTTCATCCATGTCTTCAGGAAAGCCTCCCTCTTAG
- the APC2 gene encoding anaphase promoting complex subunit 2 (similar to Saccharomyces cerevisiae APC2 (YLR127C); ancestral locus Anc_8.321): MSQHYPEDLKLLVADICAIGSQLHPGTEDDLESLLTWLNPNETNSNHQLRPPALRLKNTIKVFANQPFNSSFSNDGNFEGINGLEKELLILLRQYYIFQVRLNFFFRFDNITTFKDIQRLETYYEFPLKHVFLFQRNAEEWIVERNDLRHYLLNKNNKFKVQLRQRLRTLIMDDDFDLACDVILFLNEAQGALYSRDILLDLMLIKISHFCEKHMENIYGHHFLVMETFNSFILKYWSYFARLLGCPEDDHGLTTIIYNCFEKQFIKIRIKEVFDVFINEYPESKPTILEMKKVLHHTDDFKQLVMQFLSAFEAKILNPSVTTVDALLAYVKSIKSFLLLDPTGKYLNSVVLFVKAYFQERHELVVILLYAILDLQSEEIFQHINLPIDMKRLKILAEELRDPDFNIESKHRAGGHFEKGTESFFNESSSGKAGSDTQLLYQGVLEKFLTWTPEPTDSIPRPFNQSHRNLLDVLTNMFESKEFFVSEFLKLLRKKLLTLKYYKLNRNWSKCLKLMKEKLKNEGSRMPNHESNANEESANSNNMAVMLRDTKNSEDLCKRMHQITDLDPRIFPKFISFLYWDRKLDYKNDTTIDFKLTEVLSHELEKYRNVYKELQPGRTLQLCKDQGVVELELSTRDGYTQKYDVTLEQATAIQLFDGGESNERIFLSLGEVSIQMEIGEERAQRVLQFWIGKSVLYKNHQDLYGSCEGREQEVRAQHQSPHKTSSYSQDSLLSHEQDEQDTKEFSNKIWPFIEGMLRNLGSLKVEKIHALLKVTLPKDLGYDMITHNDLESYLSMFVDDEKLAVLSNKSYKLIN; this comes from the coding sequence ATGTCTCAGCATTATCCTGAAGACTTGAAGTTGCTGGTGGCAGATATATGTGCTATCGGATCGCAATTGCATCCCGGGACTGAGGACGATTTGGAGTCGTTACTTACTTGGCTGAATCCAAACGAAACTAACAGCAATCATCAATTGCGGCCGCCTGCTCTACGATTGAAAAACACCATTAAAGTATTTGCCAATCAACCTTTCAATAGCAGTTTTAGCAACGACGGTAATTTTGAAGGGATTAATGGACTAGAGAAGGAATTGCTTATCCTGCTGCGACAGTACTACATCTTCCAAGTCAgactcaattttttctttagatTTGATAATATAACGACTTTTAAGGACATCCAGAGGCTTGAAACATATTACGAATTCCCTCTGAAACATGTTTTTCTGTTCCAGCGTAATGCTGAGGAATGGATTGTGGAGCGGAATGATCTAAGACACTACctattgaataaaaataacAAGTTCAAAGTACAGTTGAGGCAAAGACTGCGAACCCTAATTATGGACGACGATTTTGATCTAGCATGCGATGTTATACTTTTCTTAAACGAAGCGCAAGGTGCCCTATACTCCAGAGATATATTGCTCGATTTAATGTTAATCAAGATATCCCATTTTTGCGAGAAACATATGGAAAACATCTATGGGCACCATTTTTTAGTCATGGAAACATTTAATAGCTTTATCCTAAAGTACTGGAGTTATTTCGCGAGATTGTTGGGATGTCCAGAGGACGATCATGGATTGACTACCATAATTTATaattgttttgaaaaacagttCATAAAGATAAGAATAAAAGAAGTGTTTGATGTGTTTATCAATGAATACCCTGAATCGAAACCGACCATTttagaaatgaaaaaagtgcTACACCATACTGATGATTTCAAGCAGCTTGTTATGCAGTTTCTGTCAGCGTTTGAAGCAAAAATATTAAATCCTAGTGTTACCACGGTTGATGCTTTACTTGCGTATGTAAAATCGATCAAATCGTTTTTGCTTCTAGATCCCACAGgcaaatatttgaattctGTGGTGTTATTTGTAAAGGCATACTTTCAGGAAAGGCATGAACTAGTGGTTATACTACTATATGCCATTTTAGATTTGCAATCAGAAGAGATATTTCAGCATATAAATCTGCCAATAGATATGAAACGCTTGAAAATTCTGGCAGAAGAGCTAAGAGACCCTGATTTTAACATTGAATCTAAACACCGTGCAGGGGGGCATTTTGAGAAAGGGACtgaaagttttttcaatgaaagtTCAAGTGGCAAGGCAGGTAGTGATACTCAATTGTTATATCAAGGCGTTTTAGAAAAGTTTCTAACATGGACCCCGGAGCCAACAGACTCAATACCGAGACCTTTCAATCAAAGTCATAGAAATCTCTTGGATGTATTAACGAATATGTTCGAATCTAAAGAGTTTTTCGTCTCcgaatttttgaaacttttgagaaagaaattgttgacACTAAAGTACTACAAACTGAATCGTAACTGGTCAAAATGTTTGAAAttaatgaaagaaaaactcaaaaatgaGGGCAGTCGGATGCCCAATCATGAGTCAAATGCGAATGAAGAGTCAGctaatagtaataatatGGCAGTTATGTTGAGGGATACAAAGAACAGCGAGGACCTTTGTAAGAGAATGCATCAAATTACTGATTTAGACCCCAggatttttccaaagttcATATCCTTTTTATACTGGGACCGAAAACTTGActataaaaatgatacaaCAATTGATTTCAAGCTGACAGAAGTTTTATCGCATGAATTAGAGAAGTATCGTAACGTCTACAAAGAATTGCAGCCTGGACGTACTTTGCAGCTTTGTAAAGATCAAGGCGTAGTTGAACTAGAGTTATCTACCAGAGACGGTTACACTCAAAAATATGATGTGACACTAGAACAAGCCACAGCCattcaactttttgatgGTGGTGAAAGTAATGAACGCATATTTCTATCTCTAGGCGAAGTAAGTATCCAGATGGAAATAGGTGAAGAAAGAGCACAAAGAGTTCTGCAGTTCTGGATTGGCAAGAGTGTGCTGTACAAAAATCATCAAGATTTGTATGGCTCCTGCGAAGGTCGGGAACAGGAAGTACGTGCACAGCATCAGAGCCCGCATAAGACCTCAAGTTATAGTCAAGACAGTCTTTTGTCACATGAACAAGATGAACAAGACACGAAAGAATTTTCCAATAAAATATGGCCTTTCATAGAAGGTATGCTGAGAAATTTGGGCagtttgaaagttgaaaaaatacatgCGCTTCTGAAAGTAACTTTACCGAAGGACCTTGGCTACGACATGATTACTCATAATGATCTGGAGTCATATCTATCAATGTTCGTTGATGATGAGAAATTGGCtgttctttcaaataaatcCTATAAATTGATCAACTAG
- a CDS encoding putative amidotransferase (similar to Saccharomyces cerevisiae YLR126C; ancestral locus Anc_8.320) — protein MVEQHGVMSKIAILYTDHQNDWVKPWKDFAEMGMKIIEQGRELENDTSVEVEYTVFDIYHSQFPPIEELKTANGYRGIYITGSRYDAHDTATTWVNELRIFLRMLLTEDGYPPVAGICFGHQIIASALNAKVCRNPLGLEIGVTPITLNKVGLALFSDVAGATINISELHQDVVEETPEGYSNWGSTSVCERQGFYRPQKAISFQGHPEFHTEASQRALDAKLSSIPKSGLNSYDSVKTRNATLKNDGPYVARYIWKLFKREI, from the coding sequence atggTAGAGCAACACGGAGTAATGTCCAAGATTGCAATCTTATACACGGACCATCAAAATGATTGGGTAAAGCCGTGGAAGGATTTTGCCGAGATGGGCATGAAGATTATCGAGCAGGGCAGAGAATTGGAAAACGATACTAGCGTTGAAGTAGAGTATACAGTTTTTGACATTTACCACAGTCAGTTTCCCCCAATAGAAGAACTGAAAACTGCAAACGGCTACCGCGGTATCTACATAACCGGGTCTCGCTATGATGCGCACGATACCGCAACCACCTGGGTCAACGAGCTGCGGATTTTTCTCAGAATGTTGCTTACCGAGGACGGCTATCCTCCTGTCGCAGGCATATGTTTTGGCCACCAGATCATAGCATCGGCTCTCAACGCCAAAGTGTGTAGAAACCCCTTGGGCTTGGAGATTGGTGTTACACCTATCACATTGAATAAAGTAGGACTCGCACTCTTCAGCGACGTTGCTGGCGCAACAATAAATATTTCAGAGCTGCATCAGGACGTTGTCGAGGAAACGCCGGAAGGGTACTCTAATTGGGGATCTACCTCAGTATGTGAGCGCCAGGGTTTTTACAGACCCCAAAAAGCCATTTCTTTCCAAGGGCACCCCGAATTTCATACCGAGGCTTCGCAAAGAGCTCTAGATGCTAAGCTGTCGAGCATCCCAAAGTCAGGCTTAAACAGCTACGACTCGGTGAAGACCCGAAATGCCACACTGAAGAACGATGGACCCTATGTAGCTAGGTACATTTGGAAGTTGTTTAAACGGGAGATCTAG
- the DCN1 gene encoding NEDD8 ligase DCN1 (similar to Saccharomyces cerevisiae DCN1 (YLR128W); ancestral locus Anc_8.322): MPTNDGEISSFMSLAQCDKRTAEKYLRRNRWSMNYALNDYYDTVIGSYVGGPLNVRDPIDYPEELCKLYENYAAQDGGIIDSEGLVRLIEDLQYSLDDLVTLCLAKLLNCKNLADGISKESFLLGFYNHGCSTLEQIRHTLEDLDTKLETNIDYFTEIYRYTFDLVVDPDKRHLDLDTAVEYWNIFCQPKYPLHIEKRLLELWVKFLKDENKSVISKDSWQMVIVFFKKFPTIDAIKSTYNEADAWPYIIDEFYEYLLDNNAL; encoded by the exons ATG CCTACAAATGATGGTGAAATCAGTTCCTTTATGTCTCTTGCTCAATGCGATAAGAGAACAGCTGAAAAATACCTAAGAAGAAACCGTTGGAGCATGAATTATGCATTGAATGACTATTACGATACAGTGATCGGCAGTTACGTTGGCGGCCCGTTAAACGTCCGTGATCCCATAGACTATCCTGAAGAGTTATGCAAGCTTTATGAAAACTACGCAGCTCAAGATGGCGGAATTATTGATAGTGAGGGGCTCGTAAGACTTATAGAGGATCTACAGTATTCATTGGACGATTTAGTTACACTTTGCTTAGCCAAGCTGTTGAATTGCAAGAATCTGGCCGATGGCATTTCGAAAGAGAGTTTTCTGTTGGGATTTTACAACCATGGGTGCTCCACATTAGAGCAAATTCGACATACTTTGGAAGATCTTGACACTAAGTTGGAAACTAACATTGACTATTTCACTGAAATATACAGATACACCTTTGATTTAGTAGTCGATCCAGATAAACGTCACTTAGACCTCGATACAGCTGTCGAGTATTGGAATATATTTTGTCAGCCAAAATACCCATTGCACATTGAAAAACGGCTACTGGAGCTGTGGGTAAAGTTTTTAAAAGATGAGAATAAGTCTGTCATTTCGAAGGACAGTTGGCAAATGGTAATagtctttttcaaaaaatttcccACAATAGACGCAATCAAAAGTACCTATAACGAAGCAGATGCCTGGCCCTACataattgatgaattttatGAATACTTGTTAGATAATAATGCTTTATAA
- the DIP2 gene encoding snoRNA-binding rRNA-processing protein DIP2 (similar to Saccharomyces cerevisiae DIP2 (YLR129W); ancestral locus Anc_8.324), translated as MVKSYQRFEQANSFGVIASNANCVWIPPASGKQNNPGRAVTAALENVNIWDIKTAELVSSLSDGLPPGAADAKSIKPAETTYLQYHRDTNILAAGYADGTIKIWDLMSKTVLLSLSGHKSAITVLKFDSTGTRMVSGSRDSDIILWDLIGEVGLYKLRSHKDAISGIWMQDDEWLISTSKDGLVKIWDLKTQQCVETHIAHTGECWGLGICEDLAITTGADSQIKIWQLDLEANSGSKLIERGTHEKQSKQRGLSVEFMTTPDDVKFFYIQNADKTIEVFRIRKKEEIAKAMKKREKRLKEKGMTDEEIQENIKSSYVSTVMHSFQVIRSTFKIKGSSWAHATSSKLEIAVTTSSNTVEYYSIPYEKREPRHPVPNRIYSIDLNGHRTDIRAIDISRDNTLLATASNGQLKIWNLKTRLCIRTFECGYALCCKFLPGGVLVIVGTREGELQLFDLASSTLIDAKDDAHNAAIWSLDISYDGKRLVTGSADKTVKFWNFKIEDSLVPGTLNKFIPTLKLSHNTTLELNDDILSVRLSPENKLLAVSLLDNTVKVFFFDTMKFFLSLYGHKLPVLSIDISFDSKLIITSSADKNIKVWGLDFGDCHKSLFAHQDSIMNVKFLPESHNFFSCSKDGQIKYWDGDKFECIQKLCAHQSEVWTLAISSDGEHVVSTAHDHSIRIWEETGDQVFLEEEREKEAEEQYENTLLSSLEDGAGDDMFKKENDAVERDEATDVRNLNIESLKAGERLMEALDLGIPEIEQREAYEKELKKWKKEKKHAKPSKPTENSILSALKKSPEQYIMDVLTKIKPSQLEDALLVLPFSYVLNFLTFFDYVMRNKSLLQNNLACVCRNLYFIVRSNHKELVAQKNEELKIRITRVKEELRNALKSNEDDLGFNVAGLKFIKQQWDLKHKLEYVDEYDQLEEEKKLARKRVFETVV; from the coding sequence ATGGTTAAGTCATACCAGCGATTTGAACAAGCAAATTCGTTTGGTGTTATTGCTTCAAATGCTAACTGCGTGTGGATTCCTCCTGCTAGTGGCAAACAAAACAATCCCGGTCGAGCTGTTACTGCGGCACTTGAAAATGTGAATATTTGGGATATTAAAACAGCGGAACTAGTATCCTCGTTGTCAGATGGGCTGCCACCTGGAGCGGCGGATGCAAAATCTATCAAGCCTGCTGAAACTACGTACCTTCAATACCATCGTGATACGAATATATTAGCGGCTGGATACGCAGATGGtacaataaaaatttgggATTTAATGTCAAAAACTGTTTTGCTATCTTTAAGTGGTCACAAATCAGCTATAACTGTTTTAAAGTTTGATTCTACTGGTACGAGAATGGTGTCCGGGTCAAGAGATTCTGATATCATCTTGTGGGATTTGATAGGAGAAGTTGGTCTATACAAGTTAAGGTCGCATAAAGATGCAATATCTGGAATTTGGATGCAAGATGATGAATGGTTGATAAGCACCTCTAAGGATGGATTGGTCAAAATTTGGGACCTTAAAACACAGCAATGTGTTGAAACTCATATCGCGCATACTGGCGAATGCTGGGGATTGGGGATCTGCGAAGATTTAGCTATCACAACGGGCGCTGATTCACAAATCAAGATCTGGCAATTAGACCTCGAGGCAAATTCTGGTTCAAAGCTCATTGAGAGAGGAACTCACGAAAAACAAAGTAAACAGCGAGGATTGTCGGTGGAATTCATGACAACTCCAGATGACGTCAAGTTcttttatattcaaaatgccGATAAAACAATCGAAGTTTTTAGGATaagaaagaaggaagaaatcGCCAAGGccatgaagaaaagagaaaagaggctaaaagaaaaaggtaTGACTGATGAAGAGATTCAGGAAAACATCAAATCTTCATATGTGTCCACTGTTATGCATTCATTCCAAGTTATAAGATCaacattcaaaatcaaaggcTCATCGTGGGCACACGCTACATCTTCTAAGCTTGAGATTGCTGTGACAACCTCAAGTAACACTGTAGAGTACTATTCTATTCCATACGAGAAGAGAGAACCAAGACATCCGGTACCAAACAGAATATATTCTATAGATCTTAATGGTCATAGAACAGATATTCGTGCAATCGATATAAGCCGTGATAACACTTTATTGGCAACTGCCTCCAATGGTCAATTGAAGATCTGGAATTTAAAGACAAGACTATGCATAAGGACATTTGAATGTGGATACGCTTTATGCTGTAAATTTTTACCAGGTGGCGTTCTAGTCATAGTAGGAACGAGAGAGGGGGAATTGCAACTTTTTGATTTAGCGTCCTCCACTTTAATAGATGCCAAAGATGATGCACATAATGCGGCAATCTGGTCATTGGATATTTCATACGATGGTAAAAGATTAGTTACCGGTTCTGCCGACAAGACAGTCaagttttggaattttAAAATCGAGGATAGTTTGGTACCAGGCACTTTGAACAAGTTTATTCCTACTTTGAAATTATCTCACAATACCACATTAGAATTGAACGATGACATATTAAGCGTTAGGCTGTCGCCTGAGAATAAACTTCTGGCAGTATCTTTGTTGGATAATACTGTCAAggtattcttttttgatactatgaaatttttcttgagtTTATACGGTCATAAGTTACCTGTTCTCTCCattgatatttcttttgACTCAAAGCTGATCATAACTTCCTCTGCCGATAAAAACATAAAGGTTTGGGGTCTAGACTTTGGTGATTGTCACAAATCTCTTTTCGCTCATCAAGACTCGATTATGAACGTAAAATTCCTACCTGAGTCACataattttttcagttgCTCCAAGGATGGACAAATAAAATACTGGGATGGTGATAAATTTGAGTGTATCCAAAAACTATGCGCCCATCAAAGTGAAGTTTGGACATTAGCGATTTCGAGTGATGGTGAGCATGTAGTTTCGACGGCTCACGATCATAGCATTAGAATTTGGGAAGAAACGGGCGATCAAGTTTTTCTAGAGGAGGAAAGGGAAAAAGAGGCCGAAGAACAATATGAAAACACTTTGTTGTCATCTCTAGAAGACGGTGCTGGTGACGACATGttcaaaaaggaaaacGACGCAGtggaaagagatgaagcAACAGATGTTCGTAATTTGAACATAGAATCTCTGAAAGCTGGTGAACGTTTAATGGAAGCGTTGGATCTTGGTATTCCAGAGATAGAACAGAGAGAAGCGTATGAAAAAGAACtcaagaaatggaaaaaggaaaaaaaacatgcCAAACCAAGTAAACCTACGGAGAATTCTATTCTTTCTGCGCTAAAAAAATCACCCGAACAGTACATAATGGATGTTttaacaaaaataaaaccaTCACAACTAGAGGATGCTTTGTTAGTACTTCCTTTTTCCTATGTCCTGAACTTTTTGACTTTCTTTGATTATGTCATGAGGAACAAATCCCTGCTCCAAAACAATTTGGCATGTGTTTGCAGAaatctatatttcattgTCAGATCGAATCATAAAGAGCTCGTggctcaaaaaaatgaagagctGAAAATCAGAATTACAAGAGTAAAGGAAGAATTAAGAAATGCCTTGAAATCCAATGAAGACGATTTAGGATTTAACGTTGCGGGACTAAAATTCATTAAGCAACAGTGGGATTTGAAGCACAAGCTAGAATATGTCGACGAATACGATCAActtgaggaagaaaagaagttggCAAGAAAGAGAGTATTCGAGACAGTAGTATGA